A region from the Brevibacterium paucivorans genome encodes:
- a CDS encoding DUF3093 domain-containing protein encodes MTAPSPLYSERVTPSIWWWVVALVLSAMTSLMVIPLSWIAGIIVPIVVFIAVALTLRSLIPRVTVTQDVLFAGPAHIERSFITGATPMTGEDAFQARGQDLDARAFLVTRPWASSLVKVDIEDPNDPTPYWIVSTHNPDELARVLAPQG; translated from the coding sequence ATGACTGCACCTTCTCCGCTTTATTCAGAACGCGTAACCCCATCCATCTGGTGGTGGGTTGTGGCACTCGTTCTTTCTGCGATGACGTCCCTCATGGTGATCCCACTGTCGTGGATCGCCGGAATCATCGTTCCGATCGTCGTTTTTATTGCGGTTGCGTTGACCTTGCGTTCGCTGATTCCACGAGTGACGGTGACCCAAGACGTGCTGTTTGCTGGCCCTGCTCACATTGAGCGCTCATTCATCACGGGCGCAACACCCATGACGGGCGAAGACGCGTTTCAGGCACGCGGTCAAGATCTTGACGCACGGGCTTTTTTGGTGACACGCCCGTGGGCTTCATCCCTTGTCAAAGTCGATATCGAAGATCCGAACGATCCCACGCCGTACTGGATTGTCTCGACGCACAACCCGGACGAACTCGCCCGGGTCCTCGCCCCACAAGGTTAA
- a CDS encoding ferrochelatase yields the protein MTESPLSPFDAVVLMSFGGPEGPDDVLPFLKNVTAGRGIPEERLKEVGEHYYMFDGVSPINEQNIALLQQLDGELERRGITTPILWGNRNWNPFLTDTIRAHHQRTGATKFLAITTSAYSSYSSCRQYREDFGATVDTLKAEGIDVTFNKVRQYYNHPGFVNAQVQIMRHALVDFEAKVGELDPQKHRILYVTHSIPTSMQEASEVATAGYADQHLQLMNAIDQQLDDSLPHELVFCSRSGPPHVPWLEPDVNDRMEKLASQGITGVIVAPIGFVSDHMEVKYDLDVEAAETAERVGLAYERAATVGTNPAFVMGLVDLLEEKAAQVRGEEPHQPALTPEGPVDGCTLAQSGQCCKGRVEKPVMP from the coding sequence ATGACTGAATCGCCCCTGTCGCCATTCGACGCAGTAGTTCTCATGTCTTTCGGGGGCCCTGAAGGGCCCGACGACGTTCTCCCGTTCCTCAAGAACGTGACAGCTGGTCGCGGGATTCCCGAAGAGCGACTCAAAGAAGTGGGCGAACACTATTACATGTTCGACGGTGTATCGCCCATCAACGAACAGAACATTGCACTCCTGCAGCAGCTCGACGGTGAGCTTGAACGTCGAGGTATCACCACTCCAATCCTGTGGGGCAACCGCAACTGGAACCCGTTCCTCACGGACACCATCCGTGCCCACCACCAACGCACAGGTGCCACGAAGTTCCTGGCGATTACCACCTCGGCGTACTCTTCCTACTCATCTTGCCGGCAGTACCGGGAAGACTTTGGCGCAACGGTAGACACCCTGAAAGCCGAAGGTATTGACGTGACCTTCAACAAAGTGCGCCAGTACTACAACCACCCGGGGTTCGTGAACGCTCAGGTGCAGATCATGCGTCACGCGCTCGTAGACTTTGAAGCGAAAGTGGGCGAACTCGACCCGCAAAAGCACCGCATTCTGTACGTCACCCACTCGATTCCCACCTCGATGCAAGAGGCGTCCGAGGTGGCAACGGCTGGGTACGCAGACCAGCACCTGCAGTTGATGAACGCGATCGATCAGCAACTCGACGATTCGCTTCCGCACGAACTGGTGTTTTGCTCACGGTCGGGCCCGCCTCACGTCCCATGGCTTGAACCGGACGTGAATGACCGCATGGAGAAGCTTGCTTCACAAGGCATCACCGGAGTGATCGTGGCGCCCATTGGGTTCGTGTCCGACCACATGGAAGTGAAGTATGACCTGGACGTCGAAGCCGCTGAAACCGCTGAACGTGTGGGCTTGGCGTATGAGCGCGCAGCGACTGTGGGTACCAACCCTGCATTTGTCATGGGTCTTGTGGACTTGCTCGAAGAAAAAGCCGCCCAGGTACGTGGGGAAGAACCACACCAGCCGGCTCTTACCCCTGAAGGCCCGGTTGACGGGTGTACCTTGGCGCAGTCGGGTCAGTGTTGCAAGGGGAGAGTAGAGAAACCAGTTATGCCCTAA
- a CDS encoding DUF4193 domain-containing protein yields MATDYDVPRKQDEDLSSDSIEELKAQRNQQQASQVDEDETAAAEGFELPGADLSNEELSVRVLPKQNDEFTCTECFLVRHRSQMSEESEEGSPVCTDCAD; encoded by the coding sequence ATGGCCACCGACTACGACGTTCCGCGTAAGCAGGATGAGGATCTTTCGAGCGATTCGATCGAGGAACTGAAGGCCCAGCGCAATCAGCAGCAGGCAAGTCAGGTTGATGAGGACGAAACTGCAGCTGCCGAAGGGTTCGAACTTCCTGGCGCAGACCTCTCCAACGAAGAACTGTCGGTGCGTGTTTTGCCCAAGCAGAACGACGAATTCACCTGCACTGAGTGCTTTCTGGTGCGTCACCGTTCACAGATGTCTGAAGAATCAGAAGAAGGTAGCCCAGTCTGCACGGACTGCGCTGACTAG